The Corallococcus soli genome has a window encoding:
- the metH gene encoding methionine synthase codes for MTSHPAHPLPLPPGDHGLRVEALKAAMRERILVLDGAMGTLLQNHTLVAADFGGPEYEGCNENLVLTRPDVIEGIHAKYFAAGADVTETDSFGGTPVVLAEFDLGHKAMEINVAASRLALKAAKAAEAKDGRMRWVAGSIGPTTKAISVTGGITFEELVDNFALQAEGLALGGSDYLLVETAQDTRNVKAALIGIDRAFHKLGWAIPVAVSGTIEPMGTMLAGQSVESLATSLEHTELLYLGLNCATGPDFMTDHIRTLSAMCGFPVSCVPNAGLPDENGQYLESPEMIARSLKRFCDNGWLNVVGGCCGTHAGHIEALAAMVKGLKPRSQVPKPRSSLSGVDYLEVTDEQRPIIVGERTNVIGSKKFKELIVAGQFDDASEIARAQVRRAAQVIDICLANPDRDELDDMRQFLDVVVKKVRVPLMIDSTDEKVIAMALTYCQGKAIINSVNLEDGEERFEKVVPLARAFGAALVVGCIDEVGMAVTAERKLAVAERSFELLTKKYGMRAEDLYFDPLVFPCASGDAQYTGSGVQTIEGVRLIKQRFPQCRTVLGISNVSFGLPTAGREVLNSVFLYHCVQAGLDMALVNSEKLERYPSLPEEERKLSEDLIYNRGADPVTPFAAHFRERKPARAQVSSLPLNERLQRYIVEGTRDGLFADLDLAMKEMPPLEIINGPLMKGMDEVGRLFGANELIVAEVLQSAESMKAAVSHLEPHMSKTQAASRGKIVLATVKGDVHDIGKNLVEIILANNGFQVVNLGIKVPPEQLVKAVKEHQPDILGLSGLLVKSAHQMVATAEDLKRAGVEVPILVGGAALSRNFVDRNIAPAYGGGTVAYAQDAMNGLELAKQIVEPGAHSKLRDDLAARRLKLAQEVKERPAPAAPVRRPRSTEVPVLATVPPAPDFARHVLTNTPLDHIWKFINPVMLYGRHLGLRTSSRALGTPAEAELAKTEEGRKALALKEAVEELKALLRGGVMHARSVFQFYKAASEGDRVLLFDGTTGEPVTTFDFPRQDKDNGLCLSDYVKPLENGKPVDAVAMFVTTAGSGIRELADGFKAKGEFLKMHAVQALALETAEGYAELLHTQLRSMWGFPDRAEMTMLERFRAEYTGKRYSFGYPACPRLEDQTKLFAALKPEEIGVQLTDGCMMEPEASVSAIVFHHPGATYFSVT; via the coding sequence ATGACGAGCCATCCTGCCCACCCCCTGCCGCTGCCTCCCGGGGACCACGGCCTGCGCGTGGAGGCCCTGAAGGCCGCGATGCGCGAGCGCATCCTGGTGCTGGATGGCGCCATGGGCACGCTGCTGCAGAACCACACCCTGGTGGCGGCGGACTTCGGCGGCCCGGAGTACGAGGGCTGCAACGAGAACCTGGTCCTCACGCGCCCGGACGTCATCGAAGGCATCCACGCGAAGTACTTCGCCGCGGGCGCGGACGTGACGGAGACGGACAGCTTCGGCGGCACGCCGGTGGTGCTGGCGGAGTTCGACCTGGGGCACAAGGCGATGGAGATCAACGTCGCCGCGTCGCGCCTGGCGCTGAAGGCGGCGAAGGCCGCGGAGGCGAAGGACGGCCGGATGCGCTGGGTGGCGGGCTCCATCGGCCCCACCACGAAGGCCATCAGCGTCACGGGCGGCATCACCTTCGAGGAGCTGGTGGACAACTTCGCCCTCCAGGCCGAAGGGCTCGCGCTGGGCGGCTCCGACTACCTGCTGGTGGAGACGGCGCAGGACACGCGCAACGTGAAGGCGGCGCTCATCGGCATCGACCGGGCGTTCCACAAGCTGGGCTGGGCCATCCCGGTGGCGGTGTCGGGCACCATCGAACCCATGGGCACGATGCTCGCGGGCCAGTCCGTGGAGAGCCTGGCCACGTCGCTGGAGCACACGGAATTGCTCTACCTGGGGCTCAACTGCGCCACGGGCCCCGACTTCATGACGGACCACATCCGCACGCTGTCCGCGATGTGCGGCTTCCCGGTGTCGTGCGTGCCCAACGCGGGCCTGCCGGACGAGAACGGCCAGTACCTGGAGTCGCCGGAGATGATTGCCCGGTCGCTCAAGCGCTTCTGTGACAACGGCTGGCTCAACGTGGTGGGCGGCTGTTGTGGCACGCACGCGGGCCACATTGAAGCGCTGGCCGCGATGGTGAAGGGGCTGAAGCCGCGCTCGCAGGTGCCCAAGCCGCGCTCGTCGCTGTCCGGCGTGGACTACCTGGAGGTGACGGACGAGCAGCGCCCCATCATCGTGGGCGAGCGCACCAACGTCATCGGCAGCAAGAAGTTCAAGGAACTCATCGTCGCGGGCCAGTTCGACGACGCGTCCGAGATCGCCCGCGCCCAGGTGCGCCGGGCCGCGCAGGTCATCGACATCTGCCTGGCGAACCCGGACCGGGACGAGCTGGACGACATGCGCCAGTTCCTGGACGTCGTCGTGAAGAAGGTCCGCGTGCCGCTGATGATCGACTCGACGGACGAGAAGGTCATCGCCATGGCGCTCACGTACTGCCAGGGCAAGGCCATCATCAACTCCGTCAACCTGGAGGACGGCGAGGAGCGCTTCGAGAAGGTCGTCCCGCTGGCGAGGGCGTTCGGCGCGGCGCTGGTGGTGGGCTGCATCGACGAGGTGGGCATGGCCGTCACCGCCGAGCGCAAGCTGGCGGTGGCCGAGCGCAGCTTCGAGCTGCTCACGAAGAAGTACGGCATGCGCGCGGAGGACCTGTACTTCGACCCGCTCGTGTTCCCGTGCGCCTCCGGCGACGCGCAGTACACCGGCAGCGGCGTGCAGACCATTGAAGGTGTGCGACTCATCAAGCAGCGCTTCCCGCAGTGCCGCACGGTGCTGGGCATCAGCAACGTGTCCTTCGGCCTGCCCACCGCGGGCCGCGAGGTGCTCAACTCCGTGTTCCTGTACCACTGCGTGCAGGCGGGCCTGGACATGGCGCTCGTCAACTCGGAGAAGCTGGAGCGGTACCCGTCCCTGCCGGAGGAGGAGCGCAAGCTGTCGGAGGACCTCATCTACAACCGGGGCGCGGACCCCGTGACGCCCTTCGCGGCGCACTTCCGCGAGCGCAAGCCCGCGCGCGCGCAGGTGAGCAGCCTGCCGCTGAATGAACGGCTCCAGCGCTACATCGTGGAGGGTACGCGCGACGGCCTCTTCGCGGACCTGGACCTGGCCATGAAGGAGATGCCGCCCCTGGAGATCATCAACGGGCCGCTGATGAAGGGCATGGACGAGGTGGGCCGCCTCTTCGGGGCCAACGAACTCATCGTCGCGGAGGTGCTCCAGAGCGCGGAGTCGATGAAGGCCGCGGTGAGCCACCTGGAGCCGCACATGAGCAAGACCCAGGCGGCGTCGCGCGGGAAGATCGTCCTCGCCACGGTGAAGGGGGACGTGCACGACATCGGCAAGAACCTGGTGGAGATCATCCTCGCCAACAACGGCTTCCAGGTGGTGAACCTGGGCATCAAGGTCCCGCCCGAGCAGCTGGTGAAGGCGGTGAAGGAGCACCAGCCGGACATCCTCGGGCTGTCGGGCCTGCTGGTGAAGAGCGCGCACCAGATGGTGGCGACGGCGGAGGACCTGAAGCGCGCGGGCGTGGAGGTGCCCATCCTGGTGGGCGGCGCCGCGCTCAGCCGCAACTTCGTGGACCGCAACATCGCCCCGGCCTACGGCGGCGGCACGGTGGCCTACGCCCAGGACGCGATGAACGGCCTGGAGCTGGCGAAGCAGATCGTGGAGCCCGGGGCGCACTCGAAGCTGCGCGACGACCTGGCCGCCCGCCGCCTCAAGCTCGCGCAGGAGGTGAAGGAGCGCCCCGCGCCCGCCGCCCCGGTGCGCCGCCCGCGCAGCACGGAGGTGCCGGTGCTGGCCACGGTGCCGCCCGCGCCGGACTTCGCGCGGCACGTGCTGACCAACACGCCGTTGGACCACATCTGGAAGTTCATCAACCCGGTGATGCTGTACGGCCGCCACCTGGGCCTGCGCACGTCGTCGCGCGCGCTGGGCACCCCGGCGGAGGCGGAGCTCGCGAAGACGGAGGAAGGGCGCAAGGCGCTGGCGCTGAAGGAGGCGGTGGAGGAGCTGAAGGCGCTGCTGCGGGGCGGCGTGATGCACGCGCGCTCCGTGTTCCAGTTCTACAAGGCCGCGAGCGAAGGCGACCGCGTGCTCCTCTTCGACGGCACCACGGGCGAGCCCGTCACGACCTTCGACTTCCCCCGTCAGGACAAGGACAATGGCCTGTGCCTGTCCGACTACGTGAAGCCGCTGGAGAACGGCAAGCCGGTGGACGCGGTGGCCATGTTCGTCACCACCGCGGGCTCGGGCATCCGCGAGCTGGCGGACGGCTTCAAGGCGAAGGGTGAGTTCCTCAAGATGCACGCGGTGCAGGCCCTGGCGCTGGAGACGGCGGAGGGCTACGCGGAGCTGCTGCACACGCAGCTGCGCAGCATGTGGGGCTTCCCGGACCGGGCGGAGATGACGATGCTGGAGCGCTTCCGCGCGGAGTACACCGGCAAGCGCTACTCGTTCGGCTACCCGGCGTGCCCCCGTCTGGAGGACCAGACGAAGCTGTTCGCGGCGCTCAAGCCGGAGGAGATCGGCGTGCAGCTCACCGACGGCTGCATGATGGAGCCGGAGGCGAGCGTGTCCGCCATCGTCTTCCACCATCCGGGCGCCACGTACTTCTCCGTGACTTGA